One window of Populus nigra chromosome 5, ddPopNigr1.1, whole genome shotgun sequence genomic DNA carries:
- the LOC133693353 gene encoding uncharacterized protein LOC133693353 isoform X4 yields the protein MEEGEMIFHGMKRKQLQALCKKHGILANKSNAEMAHLLTLTLKANENPTTQGYGEVPNESDSTNVPKKSKNVKFSPDVEVREYEPSVYKGRKRSLVDSGKVNCSLPRARNRVQRTVERHVDKVVLPVVGKKRGRGGEKKGSVGVENVDFSDKPQPPVITKDGGAQLVKGGDNLSRRQLKSREVVIEKNVEGGEGDLVVSRKNSKRGVSRKRGNSEGSALLDEVSLENVSANDDARPANVPSRPRRSVRKNVSTSLLSVELGKSGIVGRTTRSRARVENTSVADNKAQTFEVHDECEKVLQTEEPLKGIGSYALGRKSFVPQKGVAVEILIDEGVESGKGNRRSRRNARNKEGTSLSSGDFSKTEIVGRTTRSHSKLEENTSSLTANKSETIEIQDKCEKVNRRSRRNARNKEGTSLSSGDFSKTEIVGRTTRSHSKLEENTSSLTANKSETIEIQDKCEKVLQDEELLKDLGRYTLRRKSMVPPKGVEVVTLPEEGLEYVKDIRRSKRNMVKDTDSKSIMQVAISKRAKFGAQVAGNACAVGSAVEVTKVNKEQNRAVQLGESLKAQGRNASRQKHVTAQKGKEESEGPEVKRETRKQPRNPYLKAVNEVEASVQSRGGIEKAAVPIGHLRRSRRNTVVSSSTFATDELGTVEAVGKVGQLKRKRNPMMEKDASAVVGECLVGKPSRQSTKRASKSDLVGYTFLDKTVEKKEQSISALPTMVEEAIFTEEMRNQDTGLILPEATGDKYNFSLNRWEEVLKTSDKKGSQSKTSELRRTSFFEVSALCSDIQEGIYRKTILQETSSPTSISLTPVSACANQETLKNASQPAVLNEEANIVVGDMEKLDVDDPSCRSTDDGADSGLEKGLERKELGEDLRLESRDVNDCSTEVDRTFALEDGICDLENTGQYITGNNNEYEEAPCEDRASPAAGEEMVSLGTEINLQENGDVLTEAAEEKQNLISEGNSGDVSQLSRGTRIHELLDGEGTCLSVPEQGTDEGENCSAATVPSQSATGIGKQRLSFSSGDASVGRNILHQDEKSTTKSNSSCKDGKHVLEEKEAASDALPQSSLKELQDKKEDNIAITRETEVTLHSDSDIVSTGVNASPMLSEELSCYNEMIAKINCSIDATVDAPISKFHETVMDMNSGRDMDEESDVEQCETKGEESGCAVVTEHGDDSGCQKVSAKVNANADSCLVHLVSEGTEGFEGETFDMMMGRSSDFRVSSKEMVNGTNMAREQCAHVVRKETANDALLAELCDYSSGEEVAANLNGNADTSLTPAIYKEIEISGRKNVGSGENTSKSTKGNNMWTDHETLPVGSDSNAGTFAQGMDEHLDEEKTAEMSGGELCDHISRDGEAADKKPLMVTTERLDMSDTQNEGTPQRNSPSRPSDLCDRIGGAGEAVDKESLMVTAERLDMSHTEDEGTAQSSGPVGLDCERIGETSNVVMSTELEPGVEAGKFDNLKEGNALELERSTSIASENHISMDAIAAFMKEDVEKVGDDSKLKHSNIDDEKKYSIFALQHVTSKGIAEHSVEELLHENKDDCNVVSKDASKNIEADEAGSVAIGGKICFEKIDDSNNWTEGTPISLKQKLFAESSSGTCGMGSFTDAVSVLHVLLSQNHIPPQLLTGSDASASFTNWELNLIQGKTEHDQVESDEEALKDNLTSNDSEHTTKVNKNVEEISFTNWEANLIQVNGEQEQVEESDGEALKDSLISNDVEHTVWVNKNVEEILFTDREVNLILGNGEQHQVEESDGVALKDNSIINDPLDEHGAETSISNNTFDDAPQDLKVDNISYPEIQNTCETGLGAIDKVSSVTPSKMGILEEVGIGGTFQPVIPVEASPETAKCSLQKTSLSCSKPEQNVSSEQLVFNDTYCSLPEITSVCSVVQKNGPVSCEGRFVPQLYCKDMSNYGGEETTCNNIGSNPTEQGEFHREDYEVLIAQNVGSEEVTEALNDATDDTSLETNRSDPREVAIEQANEHPDEVNESALMIGLDCQPQNQQSCQRERESHAIETEAAHCLHKLDVGVFSKEIVDFGNGIVTSPFKCQRDVDSPAGSSFSVSQHHITENDAWELNLFFGENEQDENQTSDTRFLLTNLKKEDAGKVEENIVVTEHATVQVAEEQQGELGQVMDEKIEEAKHTFFTILDELNFEDSEGSKKQVCVPLEVDSIQECINCENHENKSVNTEHSYDSAEKEIWIDVAEVNACHDAVSSEQRVECDLIYLKQHNNENLSGEDVGVTKDLSVDVSSKPDVPILDQSPEITNSAISKEIAVGDDQKRQMKLPSPQKTTSCAEDEESHSSDAKQLNISMVKVKINKTGFVQATPRKMVTYTGMKENLASIKREQRGNMTAPNALSKRRALGNLRNN from the exons atggaagaaggagaaatgattTTTCATGGCATGAAGAGAAAACAACTGCAAGCGCTTTGTAAAAAGCATGGAATTCTTGCAAATAAATCCAATGCCGAAATGGCTCATTTGTTGACTTTGACTCTCAAG GCAAATGAAAATCCCACAACGCAAGGTTATGGTGAAGTACCAAACGAGAGTGATTCCACGAATGTgcctaaaaaatcaaagaatgttAAATTCAGCCCTGATGTTGAAGTACGTGAATACGAGCCTTCGGTGTATAAAGGAAGGAAGAGGAGCTTGGTTGATTCTGGGAAAGTTAATTGTTCTCTCCCTAGAGCTAGGAATAGAGTGCAGAGAACAGTTGAAAGACATGTAGATAAGGTTGTTTTGCCGGTTGTTgggaagaagagaggaagaggaggagagaAGAAAGGGAGTGTTGGAGTGGAAAATGTTGATTTTAGTGATAAGCCACAACCTCCTGTAATTACGAAGGATGGAGGTGCTCAACTCGTGAAGGGTGGAGATAATTTGAGTAGGAGGCAATTGAAAAGTAGAGAGGTGGTGATTGAAAAGAATGTGGAAGGGGGTGAAGGAGATTTGGTTGTTTCGAGGAAGAATTCGAAACGGGGAGTTTCTAGAAAGAGAGGGAATAGCGAGGGGAGTGCTTTGTTGGATGAAGTTTCTCTAGAGAATGTAAGTGCAAACGACGATGCTAGACCTGCAAATGTCCCGTCGAGACCAAGAAGAAGTGTTAGGAAGAATGTAAGTACTTCACTATTGAGTGTGGAGTTGGGAAAAAGTGGAATTGTTGGCAGGACTACTCGATCACGGGCGAGGGTAGAGAATACTTCTGTAGCTGATAATAAAGCTCAAACCTTCGAGGTTCATGATGAATGTGAAAAGGTTCTCCAGACTGAAGAACCTTTGAAGGGTATCGGTAGTTATGCTTTGGGAAGAAAATCTTTTGTGCCTCAGAAGGGGGTGGCAGTAGAAATTCTAATTGATGAAGGTGTTGAATCAGGGAAGGGTAACAGGCGTTCAAGAAGAAATGCTAGGAACAAGGAAGGTACTTCATTATCGAGTGGAGATTTCAGCAAAACTGAAATTGTTGGCAGGACTACTCGGTCACACTCTAAGTTGGAGGAAAATACTTCTTCCCTTACTGCAAATAAATCTGAAACCATTGAGATTCAGGATAAATGTGAAAAGGTTAACAGGCGTTCAAGAAGAAATGCAAGGAACAAGGAAGGTACTTCATTATCGAGTGGAGATTTCAGCAAAACTGAAATTGTTGGCAGGACTACTCGGTCACACTCTAAGTTGGAGGAAAATACTTCTTCCCTTACTGCAAATAAATCTGAAACCATTGAGATTCAGGATAAATGTGAAAAGGTTCTTCAAGATGAAGAATTGTTGAAGGATTTGGGTAGATATACTTTGAGACGTAAATCTATGGTGCCTCCGAAGGGAGTAGAGGTAGTAACCTTGCCTGAAGAAGGTCTTGAATATGTAAAGGATATCAGGCGATCAAAAAGAAATATGGTAAAGGATACAGATTCCAAATCTATTATGCAAGTTGCTATTAGTAAGAGGGCAAAGTTTGGAGCTCAGGTTGCAGGGAATGCTTGTGCAGTTGGAAGTGCAGTTGAGGTTACCAAGGTTAACAAGGAGCAGAACAGGGCTGTTCAGCTTGGGGAATCTTTGAAGGCTCAAGGTAGAAATGCTTCAAGACAGAAACATGTTACAGCTCAAAAGGGCAAGGAGGAAAGTGAAGGGCCAGAGGTAAAAAGGGAAACCAGGAAGCAACCAAGGAATCCATATTTGAAGGCAGTTAACGAGGTCGAAGCTTCTGTACAGTCTAGAGGTGGGATTGAAAAGGCTGCGGTACCCATTGGCCATCTGAGGAGGTCCAGACGCAACACTGTTGTGTCAAGCTCTACTTTTGCCACCGATGAATTAGGAACTGTTGAAGCTGTTGGTAAGGTTGGGCAACTGAAACGAAAGCGTAACCCAATGATGGAGAAAGATGCTTCTGCCGTTGTGGGTGAATGTTTAGTTGGTAAACCTTCAAGACAATCCACAAAACGTGCCTCTAAAAGTGACTTGGTTGGATATACCTTCCTGGACAAAACTGTTGAAAAGAAGGAACAGAGTATATCTGCACTTCCAACTATGGTAGAGGAAGCTATATTTACTGAAGAAATGCGAAATCAGGACACTGGATTGATCTTGCCAGAAGCCACAGgggacaaatataatttcagttTGAACCGCTGGGAGGAAGTTCTTAAAACTTCTGACAAGAAGGGGTCTCAGAGTAAAACAAGTGAATTGAGAAGAACCAGTTTCTTCGAAGTCTCTGCATTATGCTCTGACATTCAGGAGGgcatatatagaaaaacaattttgcaGGAAACTTCGTCTCCAACATCAATATCACTAACGCCAGTATCTGCTTGTGCAAACCAAGAAACGCTAAAGAATGCAAGTCAGCCTGCAGTCCTTAACGAGGAGGCTAATATTGTCGTAGGTGACATGGAGAAACTTGACGTGGATGATCCATCATGCAGATCTACAGATGACGGTGCAGATTCTG GGCTGGAGAAAGGACTTGAAAGAAAAGAACTGGGAGAAGACTTACGCTTAGAAAGTCGCGATGTCAATGATTGTTCAACTGAAGTTGATAGAACATTTGCTCTGGAGGATGGTATCTGTGATCTAGAAAATACTGGACAGTACATTACAGGAAATAACAATGAGTATGAAGAGGCACCTTGTGAGGATAGAGCATCACCAGCTGCTGGCGAAGAGATGGTCAGTTTGGGCACTGAAATAAACTTACAGGAGAATGGTGATGTCCTCACCGAAGCTGCTGAAGAGAAACAAAATCTTATTTCAGAGGGAAACTCTGGCGATGTTTCTCAGCTTTCTAGAGGAACACGCATACATGAACTTTTAGATGGAGAAGGAACCTGTCTGAGTGTCCCAGAACAAGGCACCGATGAAGGTGAAAATTGTTCTGCAGCCACTGTACCTTCACAAT CAGCCACTGGTATTGGCAAGCAAAGATTGTCCTTTTCTTCAGGTGATGCCTCTGTGGGCAGGAACATACTACAtcaag ATGAGAAATCAACAACAAAGAGTAATTCAAGTTGTAAGGATGGAAAGCATGTTCTGGAGGAAAAGGAAGCTGCTTCAGATGCTTTGCCACAATCTTCTCTGAAGGAATTGCAAGATAAAAAGGAGGATAATATTGCAATAACAAGAGAAACTGAAGTCACCTTGCACAGTGACAGTGACATAGTATCAACTGGAGTGAATGCTTCACCGATGCTTTCTGAGGAGCTCAGTTGTTACAATGAGATGATTGCAAAAATAAACTGCAGCATTGATGCTACCGTTGATGCGCCTATTAGCAAGTTCCATGAAACTGTTATGGATATGAACAGTGGCCGAGACATGGATGAAGAGTCGGATGTTGAACAATGTGAAACTAAGGGAGAAGAATCAGGATGCGCTGTAGTAACTGAGCACGGTGATGACAGTGGTTGCCAGAAGGTGTCTGCAAAGGTAAATGCCAACGCTGACTCCTGTTTAGTTCATTTGGTTTCTGAAGGAACGGAAGGTTTTGAAGGGGAAACATTTGATATGATGATGGGCCGTTCTAGTGATTTCCGTGTATCAAGTAAAGAGATGGTCAATGGTACAAATATGGCTAGAGAACAGTGCGCTCACGTTGTCAGGAAGGAAACTGCAAATGATGCTCTCTTAGCTGAGCTTTGTGATTACAGCAGCGGCGAGGAGGTGGCTGCCAATCTGAATGGCAATGCTGATACAAGTCTGACTCCAGCCatttataaagaaattgaaatttcagGGCGAAAGAATGTTGGATCGGGCGAAAACACTTCTAAGAGCACAAAAGGAAATAATATGTGGACAGACCACGAAACCTTACCTGTAGGTAGTGATTCCAATGCTGGCACTTTTGCACAAGGTATGGATGAGCACTTAGATGAAGAGAAAACTGCAGAAATGAGTGGTGGTGAACTCTGTGATCATATCAGTAGAGATGGTGAAGCAGCTGACAAAAAACCACTAATGGTAACAACCGAAAGATTGGACATGTCAGACACACAAAATGAAGGAACTCCACAACGAAATAGTCCTTCACGGCCCAGTGATCTTTGTGATCGTATAGGTGGAGCTGGTGAAGCAGTTGACAAAGAATCATTAATGGTGACAGCTGAAAGATTGGACATGTCGCACACAGAAGATGAAGGAACCGCACAATCAAGTGGTCCTGTGGGGCTTG ATTGTGAGCGTATTGGTGAAACATCAAATGTAGTTATGAGCACCGAGCTTGAACCCGGAGTTGAGGCTGGTAAATTTGATAATCTCAAAGAGGGGAATGCTTTAGAGCTAGAAAGAAGTACTTCCATTGCTTCAGAAAACCATATCTCTATGGATGCCATAGCTGCTTTTATGAAGGAAGACGTTGAAAAGGTGGGGGATGATTCGAAGTTGAAGCATAGCAACATTGATGATGAGAAGAAGTACAGCATTTTTGCTCTCCAACATGTTACTTCGAAGGGCATTGCGGAGCACTCAGTTGAGGAACTTCTTCATGAGAATAAAGATGATTGTAATGTTGTATCAAAGGATGCCAGCAAGAACATTGAAGCAGATGAAGCTGGGTCGGTGGCCATTGGTGGAAAGATTTGTTTTGAGAAAATTGACGACAGCAACAACTGGACTGAAGGAACGCCGatttctttaaaacaaaaattatttgccGAGTCATCTTCTGGAACATGCGGAATGGGTTCATTTACTGATGCTGTCTCAGTGCTGCATGTTTTATTATCTCAAA ACCATATACCCCCACAGCTTCTCACTGGATCTGATGCATCTGCCTCGTTCACCAACTGGGAATTGAATTTGATTCAAGGGAAGACAGAACATGATCAAGTTGAATCTGACGAGGAAGCCTTGAAAGACAATTTGACAAGCAACGATTCTGAGCATACTACAAAGGTGAACAAAAATGTTGAAGAAATCTCGTTCACCAACTGGGAAGCGAATTTGATCCAAGTGAATGGAGAACAAGAACAAGTTGAAGAATCTGACGGGGAAGCCTTGAAAGACAGTTTGATAAGCAACGATGTTGAGCATACAGTATGGGTGAACAAAAATGTTGAAGAAATCCTGTTCACCGACCGAGAAGTGAATTTGATCTTAGGGAATGGAGAACAACATCAAGTTGAAGAATCTGATGGAGTAGCCTTGAAAGACAATTCAATAATCAACGATCCTTTAGATGAGCATGGAGCAGAGACAAGCATAAGCAACAATACTTTCGATGATGCTCCTCAAGACTTAAAAGTAGACAATATCTCATATCCTGAAATTCAAAACACCTGTGAAACAGGATTGGGTGCAATAGACAAAGTTAGCTCAGTAACCCCTTCAAAGATGGGCATCTTAGAGGAAGTGGGTATTGGAGGGACTTTCCAACCAGTTATTCCAGTTGAGGCATCACCTGAAACGGCTAAATGTTCGCTACAAAAAACATCTTTAAGCTGCAGCAAACCAGAACAGAACGTGTCTTCAGAACAACTAGTATTTAATGATACCTATTGTAGCTTACCTGAAATCACTTCAGTTTGTTCTGTTGTACAGAAAAATGGTCCCGTGTCTTGTG AAGGCAGGTTTGTACCACAATTATATTGTAAAGATATGAGCAATTATGGAGGAGAAGAAACAACTTGCAACAACATAG GAAGCAATCCCACAGAGCAGGGTGAATTCCACAGAGAGGACTATGAGGTTTTAATAGCACAAAATGTCGGATCTGAGGAAGTTACAGAAGCTTTAAATGATGCTACAGACGATACCAGCTTAGAAACTAATCGAAGTGATCCTCGGGAAGTTGCAATAGAGCAAGCCAATGAGCACCCAGATGAAGTAAATGAATCAGCTCTCATGATTGGCCTTGATTGTCAACCTCAAAATCAGCAGTCatgtcagagagagagagaaagccaCGCCATAGAGACTGAGGCAGCACATTGCTTGCATAAGCTTGATGTTGGTGTTTTCTCCAAGGAGATCGTAGACTTTGGAAATGGCATTGTGACTTCTCCATTCAAATGCCAGAGAGATGTTGATTCCCCTGCTGGTTCTTCATTCAGTGTATCTCAACATCATATAACAGAAAATGATGCCTGGGagctgaatttattttttggagaGAACGAACAAGATGAGAATCAAACATCAGATACACGGTTCTTGCTCACCAATTTGAAAAAAGAGGATGCTGGGAAGGTGGAAGAAAATATAGTTGTTACTGAACATGCCACTGTTCAAGTTGCTGAGGAGCAACAAGGTGAACTAGGGCAAGTAATGGATGAGAAAATTGAAGAGGCAAAACACACATTCTTCACTATTTTAGATGAGCTCAACTTTGAAGATTCCGAAGGTTCAAAGAAGCAAGTTTGTGTTCCCCTCGAGGTTGATAGCATTCAAGAGTGTATTAACTGTGAGAATCATGAAAACAAGTCTGTGAATACCGAGCATTCTTATGATTCCGCGGAAAAAGAAATCTGGATAGATGTTGCTGAGGTGAATGCTTGTCATGATGCTGTTTCATCAGAGCAAAGGGTGGAATGCGATCTAATCTACCTGAAACAACATAATAATGAAAACCTCAGTGGCGAAGATGTTGGAGTAACAAAGGACTTGAGTGTGGATGTGTCGTCCAAACCAGATGTACCCATTTTGGATCAATCTCCGGAAATCACAAATTCAGCTATTAGTAAAG AAATTGCTGTTGGCGATGACCAGAAGCGTCAAATGAAGTTGCCATCACCTCAAAAGACAACTTCATGTGCTGAAGACGAAGAAAGCCATAGCTCGGATGCGAAACAGTTGAACATTTCAATGGTTAAAGTGAAGATCAATAAAACTGGTTTTGTTCAAGCTACTCCCCGGAAGATGGTTACTTATACCGGCATGAAAGAAAACCTGGCAAGTATCAAGAGGGAGCAACGTGGTAATATGACAGCTCCGAACGCATTATCAAAGAGGCGGGCTCTGGGGAATCTCAGAAACAATTAG